TGGGTAGACCTGAAGATGAAAAAAGCTTAGCAGATTATGTATTATCAAAATTTTCAAATTTTGATAACGTTACTCCCTTAGTGGAAAAAATAGCAAAAAATATACACTTAATGCTGCAAGGAGATAATACAGCTTTTATCAATTTGATTGTATAATATTATGAAACACAAAACTAAATTTCACACAATTAAAATAACAGATTTCTTGTACTACCTCCCAAGCCACAACTGTCATTCAGTGGAAACAAAAAACTTCCTTGACAAACTCCGCCAGCCCCCTTATTATGACAATAAGGGTATTTATGACTCAAAACTTGTTTTTGACCTGCAGGCTTAATGACAAAATTCAGTAAAAAACTTAGGGTATTTTTTGGCGGATTACATAAAATTATAGCGGCTGCATGTCTTTTAAATTTTTTCTACATTCAGCCAAATCGCGCTTATTTTAAGCGTTAGCACATTATTACAGCGCCAGTTTAAATTATTATAGGGTCAAAACTCGCACCACGGGAGTTCTTTGCCTTTTTTTTCGTTTGGTAAATTTCTTAATATTTATGGCTTGGGTTAGTTACAAATTAAGAGCAATATTCACTAGGGAGGATGTCATCCGAGTAGCTTGACTACTTGGATCCAGGAAAGTTTGCTTGTGAGCAAGCAAACTATAGCTAACCCAAGTAAGGTTTCCCCGAGTGCTAAAATCAATAGCCGAATTGATATCGGGCCAAAAGTTCTGCAGAGCTTTTCTTATGGCATGCTTGATGGCAAACCATAACTTTTCAATTGGATTTAAATCCGGCGAGTATCTTTGTCTTTGCACATATTGCCAAATTTTTCAATTATCTTTTCTCTTGCTTATCTTCTCCATAGTCATTTTTTTCTCGTCTACTACTTTCAAAACACGTTCCCTCAGATCCTCACTTTGGCATCATTCTACCTTATCTAAAGCCATTTTATACCTTTTTATCCCTTCTGGGGTAACCTTTTTTCAGTTAGCTAGATAACCCTAATTATGAATTAACAGACAGTAGAATCGAAAGATTATTACAAGGAAAAGTCTACACAGATCGACCTTTTTGTGAATCTGCGTTTCTGCTTTCTTCAACTTGTTTTGCAAAAGATGTTTCCTGTTTGCCGATATGCTGAAGTGGCTTAGCAATTTCGCGCACAACGGCAGTAACTGCTGTTAAAAATGTTTTTAACAATGCACCTAAAGCTCCACCAACTGCTTCCCTGCCATATATATGAGCTTGCTTTTCGTTATCGTCAGCAGTTTCTCCTGCTCTCCTTCTTGGATCCATCCTATGAGCAATCACCGAAAACAACACTCCCCTGATTGAAGACTTCACTCGTTTTTTTGCTTCATCATCATGTGCTGTTTCATGTCCATGACTTAAGTGTTTAGCGTTCATTAGCTCCTTTTGTTGCTGGGCAAACATGCTACTTAATACTTCTTCTATTGCTTGCTTCCTTCTTTTCTCTCTAACCCTTTTCATAGATTCTGATTTATCGCGAGTATGCTTTGTGGTTTCAAATTCTGCATCAATATCTTCAGACGCAGCCTGACTATATAAAGTCTCTATGAGCCTGTCTATGCTTCGCTTTATTTGCATAGTCCTTTCGTAACTATCCAAATTATCAATTCCTTCGTCGATCTGATTTAGAATATCCTCAAAAACTTTTAAATAGTCTTGAATATACTGTATTATGTATTGCTTATCTTCCTCTTTGTATTGTTCTTCTTGATTTTCATTTTCTAAACTTCTCTCTCTTCTGTCATTGTTATTTTCTTCAATATTACCACCGTCTTCCTCGAAAAGGTTTTCGTCGTTCATGATTTTTTTTAATTTAGTTAAAATTCTCACCAGTTACTATTGTATATGAAAAAATTAAATTAACATTAATGAAAAGCGTTTACAACTTCAGCACTCGCTAAAATTACAGTAAAACTGTCAAAAGCAGCGGGGTCATAATATCTCTCATACAGTTCAACTGAACACCGTAATCTGATCTTTTCCTTAGTGTTAAAATTAATTTCATAATCATTATTAGAGTTTAATATAGCAGAATTACGTAATAATTCATCAGCTAATACAGAGTCTAAAATTCCATTAATTTTTATCGTAATGTGTCTGCTTCCAGCACAATCGAGCACTTTTCTCCAGCCAAAAGAAGAAATATCTTTCACCTCTTCTCTGTTATTACGCAAAGTAAACCTTAGGTTTCGTATATTATTTAACACAATAAAATTATTGTCATGATCTTTAATTTTTAGCTGTAATTTGCTCATTATCGCCTCCTTTCATTAAAATATCAAAATTAATTGTTGAATGTAAAATTTCATCGTGCTGACTCATAGCACAATTACTTTCCAAAATAGTTTCATTATCAGAATATTTAATACTCTTAAGTATCAAGTTAATATGCCTTATAATGGCAAACATACTGCCTATATGATGGGTATATATGTCGCATGAAAATCTTGCCTTTGTAGCAAAATTGGACAGCATGTGCAGATTATTATAATTCACTACATGCAATCTCAGGTAAGGAATGGTGACCTGTTTAGGTAAGTAGTCATAAATGTTAGTAACATATTTCCTTAAATCAGAGTTTGCTTTTAGTGCTGCATAAATACTATTGTACAACTCGTTT
This genomic interval from Wolbachia endosymbiont (group A) of Rhinocyllus conicus contains the following:
- a CDS encoding phage tail tube protein produces the protein MSKLQLKIKDHDNNFIVLNNIRNLRFTLRNNREEVKDISSFGWRKVLDCAGSRHITIKINGILDSVLADELLRNSAILNSNNDYEINFNTKEKIRLRCSVELYERYYDPAAFDSFTVILASAEVVNAFH
- a CDS encoding DUF3168 domain-containing protein, giving the protein MEKIQAINELYNSIYAALKANSDLRKYVTNIYDYLPKQVTIPYLRLHVVNYNNLHMLSNFATKARFSCDIYTHHIGSMFAIIRHINLILKSIKYSDNETILESNCAMSQHDEILHSTINFDILMKGGDNEQITAKN